The following are from one region of the Sorghum bicolor cultivar BTx623 chromosome 2, Sorghum_bicolor_NCBIv3, whole genome shotgun sequence genome:
- the LOC8074221 gene encoding protein argonaute 18 → MASHQRGGGRVGGGGGRGQANHNVSQGQGGRGYGGRGGQYYGDDSGGRGGGRGGGGRGGGRGFDGRGGGYQEARGGGRGGGGGYQEGGRGGRGGGGGYQEGRGGGRGGGGYYEGHGGGRGGGGYQGGGRGGGGGYNDGRGGGRGGRGYQGQGGSDYGRDRGFGGLQPPRPDLRQAGPPLADRYAADAAALREKFKTMDIYRDAPMFPARPGFGAMGTPCVVRANHFFVGLVDKGLHHYDVTISPETTLKGVYRQVMSKLVSENRQTELGGRLPAYDGKKSLFTAGELPFKSKEFVVTLPGRVERRYKVVIKHATAVSLHQLFMLMAGYPTDIPMQALQVLDIVLRDIVLNERNSMEYVAVGRSFFSPLVKPGPKNLGLGVEGWNGFYQSIRPTQKGLSVVVDMSSTAFVRPMPLIEFVMEILNKDSRTIRNITPMELVKLKKALRGVRIEVTHRGDARRKYRIASLTTSPPSLQFFESSAGVQKSVADYFREAYNLEMHYDSLPCLQVGSDERPNYLPMEVCKIVAGQQYRKKLDGQQVLNLMDSTCLRPSDRENNIRQVVEQNDYNRTERASEFGLEVDYHPTSVNARVLPAPTLKYRGTGSESLCCPKDGQWNMIKKQVVHGARVGNWACVNFCHNLPRDVVGKFCSDLVKWSRTTGVDMDNLRIPIYAVRPEQVETDLHKLCHDAGNRLRVQKIDLLLAILPEKNGNLYGNFKRICETEIGIMSQCCLDKNVRSAGPPYFANVAIKINAKFGGRNLEFANPKESLPVVSIEPTIIFGADVTHPAALDDTAPSIASVVASQDWPTVANYNGIARAQGHRKELIDGLEDIVKELLLAFQERSKQRPKQLIFYRDGVSEGQFKQVLEQEIPEIEKAWKALYNEKPKITFIVVQKRHHTRLFPNDRQWTDRSGNILPGTVVDKSICHPTEFDFFLCSHAGIKGTSRPTHYHVLRDDNKFTADALQSLTYNLCYLYSSCTRSVSIAPPAYYAHKLAFRARFYINQGYDTATSVGSFGSSAPPATAGPGLKPLPEIKGELKRLMFYC, encoded by the exons ATGGCGAGTCATCAGCGCGGAGGAGGTCGGgttggcggcggtggcggccggGGTCAGGCGAACCACAACGTCTCTCAGGGCCAGGGAGGCAGGGGCTACGGCGGGCGTGGTGGCCAGTACTACGGCGACGACAGCGGAGGCCGTGGCGGCGGACGTGGTGGCGGCGGCAGGGGCGGTGGTCGTGGCTtcgacggccgcggcggcgggtaCCAGGAAGCGCGTGGCGGGggccgaggcggcggcggcggatacCAGGAAGGGGGCCGCGGGggccgaggcggcggcggcggttacCAGGAAGGACGTGGCGGGGGACGAGGTGGCGGCGGCTACTATGAAGGGCACGGCGGTGGCCGAGGTGGTGGCGGCTACCAGGGCGGTGgtcgaggtggtggtggcggctacAACGACGGCCGTGGCGGGGGCCGAGGTGGCCGCGGCTACCAGGGACAGGGAGGCAGCGACTACGGCCGCGATCGTGGGTTTGGAGGTCTGCAACCTCCACGACCTGATCTGCGCCAAGCCGGTCCGCCGCTCGCGGATCGCTACGCGGCCGACGCGGCCGCGCTTAGGGAGAAGTTCAAGACGATGGACATCTACCGCGACGCGCCCATGTTCCCAGCGCGCCCGGGCTTCGGCGCCATGGGGACGCCGTGCGTCGTCAGGGCCAACCACTTCTTCGTCGGCCTCGTCGACAAGGGCCTGCACCACTACGAC GTGACCATTTCCCCAGAGACGACGCTAAAGGGCGTGTACAGGCAAGTCATGTCGAAGCTGGTTTCAGAGAACAGGCAGACCGAGCTTGGCGGCCGCCTACCCGCATACGATGGCAAGAAGTCACTGTTCACCGCCGGCGAGCTGCCCttcaaaagcaaggaattcGTGGTCACTTTGCCTGGCAGGGTGGAGAGGAGGTACAAGGTGGTCATCAAGCATGCCACGGCGGTCAGCCTGCACCAGCTGTTCATGCTCATGGCAGGCTACCCTACGGACATCCCCATGCAGGCGCTGCAGGTGCTCGACATTGTGCTGCGTGACATTGTGCTCAACGAACGCAACTCCATGGA GTACGTTGCAGTTGGCCGGTCCTTCTTCTCACCACTTGTAAAGCCAGGACCCAAGAATCTTGGCCTGGGTGTGGAGGGATGGAATGGTTTCTATCAGAGCATCAGGCCGACACAGAAGGGCCTGTCTGTGGTCGTAG ACATGTCTTCAACAGCTTTTGTTCGACCCATGCCACTGATTGAATTTGTGATGGAGATTCTGAACAAAGATAGCAGGACCATTAGAAATATTACTCCCATGGAGCTTGTCAAG CTCAAGAAAGCCCTCAGGGGTGTGAGGATTGAAGTCACACACCGAGGAGATGCACGCCGGAAGTACCGGATTGCCAGCCTGACAACGAGTCCTCCTTCTTTACAGTT CTTTGAATCGTCCGCTGGAGTTCAGAAGTCTGTCGCAGATTACTTCAGAGAGGCATACAATCTGGAAATGCACTACGATTCTCTCCCATGCCTCCAAGTTGGCAGTGATGAGAGGCCGAACTACCTCCCTATGGAG GTTTGCAAGATAGTAGCTGGACAGCAATACCGGAAGAAGTTGGATGGCCAACAAGTCCTTAATCTAATGGACTCAACCTGCCTGCGCCCATCTGACCGTGAGAACAACATTCGTCAG GTTGTTGAGCAAAATGACTACAATAGaactgaacgtgcaagtgaattcgGTCTGGAGGTTGACTATCATCCTACTTCAGTTAATGCTAGAGTTCTGCCAGCCCCCACT CTGAAGTACCGTGGCACTGGATCTGAAAGTTTGTGTTGTCCAAAGGATGGGCAGTGGAACATGATTAAAAAG CAAGTAGTACATGGTGCAAGGGTGGGCAACTGGGCCTGCGTTAACTTTTGTCATAATTTACCTAGAGATGTTGTTGGTAAATTCTGTTCTGATCTGGTTAAGTGGTCTCGTACTACTGGAGTG GACATGGATAACTTGAGAATTCCAATATACGCTGTTCGTCCTGAACAAGTTGAAACTGATCTTCATAAGCTATGTCACGATGCTGGGAACAGGCTAAGAGTGCAAAAGATAGATCTTTTGCTTGCTATACTGCCAGAGAAAAACGGCAACTTATATG GTAATTTCAAAAGGATCTGCGAGACAGAGATTGGTATCATGTCGCAGTGTTGCCTGGATAAAAATGTTAGAAGTGCAGGTCCTCCATACTTTGCTAATGTTGCTATTAAGATCAATGCCAAG TTTGGAGGAAGGAACTTAGAATTTGCTAATCCCAAAGAAAGCTTACCGGTTGTTTCGATTGAACCAACAATTATATTTGGTGCCGATGTCACTCACCCTGCTGCTCTGGATGATACTGCCCCTTCCATTGCTTCT GTTGTTGCCTCCCAAGACTGGCCCACGGTGGCTAACTATAATGGCATTGCCCGTGCACAAGGTCACCGTAAAGAGCTCATCGATGGCCTGGAAGACATTGTCAA GGAACTCCTACTTGCATTTCAGGAACGGTCTAAGCAGAGGCCCAAGCAGCTGATCTTCTACAG GGATGGCGTAAGTGAGGGCCAATTCAAACAAGTGCTGGAACAAGAAATCCCAGAGATAGAGAAG GCATGGAAAGCTCTTTACAATGAGAAGCCAAAGATCACCTTCATAGTGGTGCAGAAGAGGCACCACACAAGGCTCTTCCCAAATGATCGCCAATGGACAGACAGGAGTGGAAATATTCTACCTG GCACTGTAGTTGATAAGAGTATCTGCCACCCAACAGAATTTGATTTCTTCCTGTGCAGCCATGCTGGTATCAAG GGAACAAGCCGTCCTACGCATTACCATGTGCTGCGAGATGACAATAAGTTCACTGCAGATGCTCTGCAGTCTCTCACATATAACTTATGTTACTT GTATTCAAGCTGCACTCGCTCTGTTTCAATCG CTCCTCCCGCATACTACGCCCACAAGCTAGCGTTCCGTGCCCGCTTCTACATCAACCAAGGCTATGATACGGCGACAAGTGTCGGCTCTTTTGGTTCATCTGCTCCTCCTGCTACTGCTGGTCCTGGCCTGAAGCCACTTCCGGAGATCAAGGGTGAACTGAAAAGGCTCATGTTCTACT